The Terriglobia bacterium genomic sequence CCTGTGTCTGTTGAAAAAGTCCTTTTTCGTCCCAGATATCGAAAATCGATACCAATTTTGGTGACCAGAAATGTCTCGAAAATCGGGAACGTCGTTTATAGGACATCCTGACGCGATCGGTTTTCAGGTGCTCCCGACCGAAGTGAGTTTTTCAACAGGCACTCGTCTTACCGTAACCTATCCACGAGCAACGGGAGTCATACAAGCACCACACACCTTTGCTGCTGGAGTTCTCAGCGGCTTGCCGCAATGTGCGCAAGGCGGCCCATATAGCGAGAGGCGATGATGAAAGATCGCCATCGGATTCGTTTCGTGAAAGCCCGTAATCCGCTCGTACTCCTCCAACATCGGCTGAAGCGCTGGGCTATAGCCGGAGACCCGCTTAGCCGGTGAGTGCCCACGTCTGCCGGCTGCGGCCGACGCGGGGCAGGGAGACTAGAGCCGGTCCTCGAAGCAGACCCTTGAGTGGGCAACTGAGGTGGTCAGGTTCGCGCGGCGGTGCTGGCCCGGGTGATCAGGTGGAAGATGAAGAAGGCGACGGCGAGACCGAGGAGAATCCAGAACACGGCGCCGATGACCTTCACGACGGCCCAGAAGACGATCCAGGCGATGAACAGCAGAATTGCGAGCCAGAGCAGAGCTTTCATTTGTTACCTCCTTGCCATCCCTTGAGAGCGCACGAAGCGGCTTTCCGGAAGCCATTTCCCTAGTTAGAAAGGATGAGGAGGTGGGGGTGTTGCATTCGGCACTCGCGATTCGAGGGTGGCGGGAGAGAGTGGCGGGTCAGGAGATTGAGGATTTACGGTTCCTTCACTGACGAGTGAGAGGGAATGAGGAACGTCGAATGACGGATGGAATACACTGAGAAAAGACCCACGTCTGCTGACTGCGGCAGACGCGAGGCACGGTAAGCAGACGCGGGGCACGGTAAGCAGACGTGAGGCATGGATTCGCAGGGGTGGGGTGCGGCAGGCAAATAAACGCAACGGCTGAAGCGGTGCCCCTTCAAAACAAATTTCAGGAGGAGTAGATGACAAGCGCGAGCGCACAGTGGACGGATAACGAACGGTTTGTAGGGATGGCATCGAGCGGACATGCGATTGTGGTCGACGCGGGCGGTCACAAGACGGGGAACAGCCCGATGGAGTTGGTGCTGATCGGGCTGTGCAGTTGCACGGCGTCGGACATCGTGAACATTCTGCGGAAGAAGCGGGAGCCCTTCACGAGCCTTGAGGTGCGGGCGGAGGCGGAGCGGGCATCGACGGTGCCGATGGTGTACACAGAGATCAAGCTGATTTATCGCGTCGGCGGGAAGGTGTCGCGGAAGGCAATTGAGGACGCGGTGGGACTCTCAGAAGAAAAGTATTGCTCGGTTTCCGGCATGCTGCAGAAGACGGCGAAGATCACGTACGAGATCGAGTACGCGGAGGAAACCGCGGAGGTCGGCCGGCGATGATCGCGCGGCACTGGCGCGCGTGAAGGGAACCGCAGAAGCAAAAGAAGGCAAAGATGGGCACCCAGTTCATCTATGTTTTTGAAGATCGTTCGCAGGGGATTGAGCATCGAATTGAGGAGTCATGAGCGAAGCGAAAAAAGTGATACTCTTCTCGCAGCCCGGCTGACCGCCCTGCTATGCCGCAAAGGCGTTCCTCGAGGATCGAGGAATTCAGTTTGTAGAGAAGGACGTAAGCGCCGACCAGGCGGCGGTTTTCGAACTGGTCAGGAAATACAATAGCCGGGGTACGCCGACGATAGTCATCGGCGACGAGGTTTTGATCGGCTTTGACCCGGACCGAATTGAAAAGCTCCTCGCAGACTAGCGCCGCGCTCGCACCTGCCAACTCGCCATCCCATGGAAGTCTCCGTGGGTATCTCTTTATTGCACTGGCCACACTTTCGTGGGGGTCGAGCGCTACGCTTGGGCGGGCGATCTTCACGGGCAGATTTCACCTGGGCGGAGCGACGCTGCAGCCGATTGATCCCGTCATTCTTTCGCAGACCCGTACTACGTTTACTTTTCTTCTGCTCCTGCCGATTTTGCTGGTGCGGCGTGGGACGAAGGGGGTCCGACTGACGCGCGGGGAACTGTGGCGGGCGATGCTGCTGGGGGCGGCGGGGATCGCGGGATCGAATTACTTCTACTACCTGGCACTGGAAAAGACGACGGTGGCGACGGCGATTATTCTTCAGTATCTCGCGCCGGCGATGGTGCTGATCTACATGCTGGCGCGACGGTTGCAACCACCGACAATACAGCGGCTTTCGGGGGTTGCAATGGCGCTGGTGGGGTCGGTGCTGGCGATCGGATTGACGCGGTGGAGCAGCGCGCCGCCATTTCTCGGACTACGAACGCACGATCTGCGCTTTAACGTGATCGGCGTGGCGGCGGGGCTGACTGCGGCATTCGCGTTCGCGTTCACGAACGTATTTGGGCGGACGCTGGTGGAAGAGACCGATCGGTGGCGCGTCTTCCTTTATTCGATGATGGGTGCCGGAGCGTTGTGGCTGATTGTGAATCCGCCATGGAAGATTGTGGCGGCGCACTATACGCCGGGACAGTGGGTGTTCCTGTTGACGTTTGCGGTAGGGTCGATGCTGGTTCCGTATTCGTTTTACTTCACGGGACTACAGTACCTCGACGCTACGAAGGCGATTGTGACGTGCTGCCTCGAACCGGTTTTCGCTATCGTGATCGCGGCGCTGGCGCTAGGTGAGACGCTGACGGCAGCGCAGATCGTCGGAATCGTGGTGACGCTGTCGGCGACGGTGCTTATACAAGTGCCGGATAAGAAGACGAAGGCAGAAGCGATTCCGCTGGAAATGATGGAGTGAGGTGCACAGGTACAAGGTACAAGGTGCAAGAAAAAGCGATGGTTTCGACGCCTTGTGCCTTGTGCCTTGTGCCGCTTCTACTGCTTCTTCGGGGCGAGGGTTCGCACGTACTTCACCATGTCTTCGACGCCCTTCTTGCCGAGGATATTTTCATAGCCAGCCATTTTGCCCTTACCGTTGGCGATCTGGGTGTTGAGCTGGGCGTCAGTCTTCGACTGGACAACTGGCGAGGTAAGATCGGCGGCTTTGAGGGCTTTGCCCATCGATGTTTGGGCGTGGCCGTCCATTCCGTGACAGAGCGAACAGTTGCGAACGTAGAGCGTCTTCGAGTCGCTCTGGGCAGAGGCAGTTAGAACTCCGAAAGCGAACAGGATTGCGCAGAGAAGAAGAGTTCGTTTGAGCATAAAGTTTCTCTGCGACGATGGTAATGGCACCAGCGGCGATTCGCAAATCCCAACCAGGAAAGACCTGCATCGTGGTCAATGCGGCAGATGTGGAGGGCGCGGGAACTTACCACTCCAAATGAAGAGCCCCACCGGAGACGCCGGATGGGGCCGGTAAAACCTTCGGACGCAGATTATTTCAGGGTCTTGACGAAGGCGGCGACGGCCTTGATCTGGTCGTCCGTCAGTTTGCCTTTGTAAGACGGCATTTTGCCCTTGCCATTGGTGATGACGGTTGCCAATTCGGCTTCGGTCATCTTCTGAACCTCGGGGCTGGTGAGCGGTTTTACGCCCATGGCCGGCATTTCCTTCTTCCCGTCGGGGCCATGGCACATCGCGCACTTCGCCTTATAGGTATCCGCGCCGCTCTGTGCGAAAGCGACGGTGGGGATCAAAAGGCCGAGGACAACGGCAAGCAAAAATACGATACGGATACTTCTCATTTCTTCCTCCATGTCGGTCTAAACAGACCCGCATTAGTGAGCCGGGTACCTACCGTAATACAAACCGGCGGAGAATACCATGTTTCGGTGCATAACACTAACGTTGCAGACTGTGCATGAGCCGCAGGTAACGTTGGGCCTTGCGTATGTCCTTGCCAATCTGTTCTTTGAGGGCCTGGGGGTCAGGGAATTTCTTTTCGTCGCGGAGACGCTTGAGAAAAGTGAGTTCAACCTGCGTCTCGGGTTCGAGGTCTATGGGGTGGAAGTTGAGGATGTGTGTTTCGATGGCGAAGGAGTCGGGACCGAAGGTTGGGCGTACGCCGACGTTGGTGACTGCATCAAAAGTTTCGCCGCTGACGGCGATCTGCGTGATGTAGACGCCGATTTTGGGGATGAGCTCATCGTAGCGGCTGAGGTTAATGGTTGGCACGGTGTACTTGCGCCCGTAGCCGCGGCCGCGGCCGGGATTGGCGACGATGCTGAATGGGCGTCCGAGGAGATGGCGCGCACGGGCCATGTTGCCGGCCTGGACCAGGCGGCGGACATCACTGCTGGAGAGGATGTGACCTCGGCAGTGCATGGCCTGGTAGATGACGACTTCAAAGCCGAGGCGGTGGCCATATTCCTTGAGGCGCTCGACGTTGCCTTCTTTCTTATGGCCGAAGTGGAAGTTGAAACCCTCGTGGACTTCAACGGCGTGAAGTGCGGAGGCGAGGATCTCCTCGGCGAATTCGAAGGGCGGCGTCATGGAGAGATCGCGCGAAAAGGGCAGAACGAGGACGGCGTCGATGCCGGTTTTCTCGAGCAGCTTGAGTTTTTGCGGAAGCGGCGTCAGGAGCGGCGGCGCGTGGTCGGGGCGGAGAATGCGGATTGGGTGAGGATCGAAGGTGACGACGAGGCTCTTCGCGTTGAGTTCTTTCGCGCGTTCGGTCATGCGGTTCAGCACGTGCTGGTGGCCGCGATGGATGCCATCAAAATTGCCGACACTGAGAACGGTTGGGCCGAAATCGGCGGGAATATCCTGGAATTTACGGAAGATCTGCATGGTCAGAGTTGGAATTGCAGGCGCAGGCCATCGTAGGCGAGCCGCACGCCGTCGGGCAGCGAAGCGTTTGTCTCGGCGTCGGGCAGGTCGTGGCAGATGTGCGTGAAGAAAGCGCGTTTAGGTTTGAGCTTTTCGACGATGCTGAGCGAATTCGCGACAGTGGAGTGCGTCGGGTGCGGCGTGTGGCGCAGGGCATCGAGGAAAAGAATGTCCAGATCTTGCAACTGAGACATCGAAGATTCGGGGATTGAGCTGAAATCGGTAATGTAGGCGGCATCTCCAAAACGGTAGGCAAGGATTTCGGCTTCGCCGTGAACTACCGGGATGGGTGCGAAGGTCTTTCCGAATAAATCGATGGGGCCACTGATATCACGGAGTTCGACCTGGGCGATGCCGCCGAACTTGTAATCGTCCTGGAAGATGTACTTGAAGACGCTGCGCAGGACAGAGGCGGTCTTTTCGTTTGCGTATAGCGGAATTTTCGGGCCGCCGGTGATACGCGGGAAACTGAGCGGGCGGAGATCGTCGAGACCGAGGATGTGATCGGCATGGCCGTGGGTGTAGAGCACGGCGTCAACGCGGGTGATGTGCTCGCGCAGGGCCTGCTCGCGGAAGTCTGGCGTAGTGTCGACGAGAATTTGATGACCGTCCCACTCGACCATGATGGATGGGCGGGTACGGCGGTCGTGGGGATCGGTGGAGCGGCAGACGCGGCAGGAGCAGCCAATGGTAGGCACTCCCATCGAGGTACCGCTTCCGAGCACGGTCAGAGTCGCATTCATTGAAAGTCCCGAAAAAAGTTCAAGCTCCTGCGCATTTGCCAAGCGTGGCCGGACCGGGCCGGCGCTACGCGAGCTACTTCAGTCCGGCGTTTGGATCAACGGGGCCTTGCGGGGCACGGGCAAAGGCGTTCGTGACCTCGATGTAAGCCATGCGCAGTTCATACAGCACGTTCTGCATCAGGGTGTCTTCGGCGGCGGTGAGATTGCCCTTTGTCTTCTCAGCCAGAATGGATATGGTGTCGATCGTCTGGCGCGCGGCCATAATATCGGGGCGAGCCTGCATGCCCTGCTCCTGTACGAGGCCGAGTTGCATGAGCGCGGTCATGTAGAGCGAGGCGACGAATTTGTCGAAGGTCATCTCGAAATCGGAGGCCTTGCGGCCCGGGCTGCGTTGATCAAGTTCCTTCTGGATGCGCGCATCGATGTCGGCGGTCTGCGACTTGTAGGCCGCGGCCTGTTCGCGCTGCTCGTCGGCGGATGGGGAGAGGGGCTGATCATCAGCAGTGGGAGTATCCACAGCCGCTGACTGGGGCGAATGTTTGACACCAGAAGATTCCTGAGCGGTTTGTGAACGCGCATGCTCTGACTGGGGCAGAGGTGAGGCAGCGTCGCGAGTCTCTGCCGGAGATTCGTCGCTTGCCTCAGGACGGAGGTCGCCTTCGCTGGTAAATTTGCGACGATCGCTTACAACAAAGTCGTTTTTCTTTTGTTCTGCCATAGACTGCGTCAATCCTTAACTGTAAATGGAAGCGCGCTTACGATGGCGCGTGCTTCGTTGATGCGAACTTCGGTTCCGGGGGTACTCGATTCGGTTCGGATGTAACCGAGTCCCAAAGTCTTCTTTGAGCCGCCCATGAGAATTTCCGCACTGCTGGTGATTTCCCCAACCTTTTTGTCTCCGGCCATAATGGCGGTTTCGGGTGCAGGTGCGGGGCCTTCGACGATGAATCCTGCAAGGCCGCGGTGGAGCAGGGCGCGGGAACGGATGCGCTCGACGATTTCCTGTCCAAGATAGCAGCCTTTGGCGAAGTGCAAGGCGCGGTCCTGCCCGGTTTCCTGGGGGAGATAACGTTCCGTCATGTCGACGCCGTAGCGCGGAATTCCACGAAGGATACGGAGCCACTCGAGGGCTTCGTATCCGACCGGAGTTGCGCCTCCGGAGACCAACGCATCCCAGATGGCATTGGCGTGGCCGGGAGCGAACCAGATTTCGTAGCTCCCGCCGCGGTCTCCGAGGTCACGCGCGACGGAAATACCGATGTTGTGCCAGTCGAGATCGACGACTTCGCCCGGCCCGAGGTCTGGGACATTGAACCCGGCCTTGGCAAGCACGTCGCGGGAGTTTGGTCCGGCGATTCCGATGGAGGTGAGTTTGTCGCTTACGTCGGCAACTTCGACATCAT encodes the following:
- a CDS encoding OsmC family protein — its product is MTSASAQWTDNERFVGMASSGHAIVVDAGGHKTGNSPMELVLIGLCSCTASDIVNILRKKREPFTSLEVRAEAERASTVPMVYTEIKLIYRVGGKVSRKAIEDAVGLSEEKYCSVSGMLQKTAKITYEIEYAEETAEVGRR
- a CDS encoding DMT family transporter, whose product is MTRTELKSSSQTSAALAPANSPSHGSLRGYLFIALATLSWGSSATLGRAIFTGRFHLGGATLQPIDPVILSQTRTTFTFLLLLPILLVRRGTKGVRLTRGELWRAMLLGAAGIAGSNYFYYLALEKTTVATAIILQYLAPAMVLIYMLARRLQPPTIQRLSGVAMALVGSVLAIGLTRWSSAPPFLGLRTHDLRFNVIGVAAGLTAAFAFAFTNVFGRTLVEETDRWRVFLYSMMGAGALWLIVNPPWKIVAAHYTPGQWVFLLTFAVGSMLVPYSFYFTGLQYLDATKAIVTCCLEPVFAIVIAALALGETLTAAQIVGIVVTLSATVLIQVPDKKTKAEAIPLEMME
- a CDS encoding cytochrome c, which codes for MLKRTLLLCAILFAFGVLTASAQSDSKTLYVRNCSLCHGMDGHAQTSMGKALKAADLTSPVVQSKTDAQLNTQIANGKGKMAGYENILGKKGVEDMVKYVRTLAPKKQ
- a CDS encoding cytochrome c; translated protein: MRSIRIVFLLAVVLGLLIPTVAFAQSGADTYKAKCAMCHGPDGKKEMPAMGVKPLTSPEVQKMTEAELATVITNGKGKMPSYKGKLTDDQIKAVAAFVKTLK
- a CDS encoding bifunctional riboflavin kinase/FAD synthetase; its protein translation is MQIFRKFQDIPADFGPTVLSVGNFDGIHRGHQHVLNRMTERAKELNAKSLVVTFDPHPIRILRPDHAPPLLTPLPQKLKLLEKTGIDAVLVLPFSRDLSMTPPFEFAEEILASALHAVEVHEGFNFHFGHKKEGNVERLKEYGHRLGFEVVIYQAMHCRGHILSSSDVRRLVQAGNMARARHLLGRPFSIVANPGRGRGYGRKYTVPTINLSRYDELIPKIGVYITQIAVSGETFDAVTNVGVRPTFGPDSFAIETHILNFHPIDLEPETQVELTFLKRLRDEKKFPDPQALKEQIGKDIRKAQRYLRLMHSLQR
- a CDS encoding MBL fold metallo-hydrolase, producing the protein MNATLTVLGSGTSMGVPTIGCSCRVCRSTDPHDRRTRPSIMVEWDGHQILVDTTPDFREQALREHITRVDAVLYTHGHADHILGLDDLRPLSFPRITGGPKIPLYANEKTASVLRSVFKYIFQDDYKFGGIAQVELRDISGPIDLFGKTFAPIPVVHGEAEILAYRFGDAAYITDFSSIPESSMSQLQDLDILFLDALRHTPHPTHSTVANSLSIVEKLKPKRAFFTHICHDLPDAETNASLPDGVRLAYDGLRLQFQL
- a CDS encoding DUF1844 domain-containing protein, with the protein product MAEQKKNDFVVSDRRKFTSEGDLRPEASDESPAETRDAASPLPQSEHARSQTAQESSGVKHSPQSAAVDTPTADDQPLSPSADEQREQAAAYKSQTADIDARIQKELDQRSPGRKASDFEMTFDKFVASLYMTALMQLGLVQEQGMQARPDIMAARQTIDTISILAEKTKGNLTAAEDTLMQNVLYELRMAYIEVTNAFARAPQGPVDPNAGLK
- a CDS encoding aminomethyltransferase family protein; the protein is MSNAPLHDRLASFGGRLGQYCGAETAASFGDPAREFAALRTAAGVFDLGWRGMVVLAGSDRQRWLNGMVTNNTRDLPPNHGNYNLVLNAQGRIQGDLTSYNRGEYYLVITDADQIEKLVAIFDKYIIMDDVEVADVSDKLTSIGIAGPNSRDVLAKAGFNVPDLGPGEVVDLDWHNIGISVARDLGDRGGSYEIWFAPGHANAIWDALVSGGATPVGYEALEWLRILRGIPRYGVDMTERYLPQETGQDRALHFAKGCYLGQEIVERIRSRALLHRGLAGFIVEGPAPAPETAIMAGDKKVGEITSSAEILMGGSKKTLGLGYIRTESSTPGTEVRINEARAIVSALPFTVKD